CACACAACTAACAGTCCACTCTTGTTCTCGCTTTCAGCCACATTTACTGGGTTTTCTGTCGCTGTGTGTTGTGGAAGATAAAGATGTTCAGAACCATATACAAGCAGGCGAAGAAACATCCCGGGGTAAGTTAAACCCTCATCTGACATTAGCCTCACAATTCCCCCATCAGTAATGAGAAACTCCTAAATGACTGCAGCTTCTCTATTGTGATTCTGCGTCAGTGTACTAGTTTGTTTTTCTGAGAACAGGTGAGGTTTGTGAAGAGCTGCTGCTAGTGACGTTCCATTTCATATGTTTATTGTAGATAAACACATCTTAAAATGAATGtctcattggtgttttttttaagtctttaaatATTAGTCAGAGTGAATGATTTATTTCCATGCATTTTAAACTAAACTATAAAGGCATATACATTACACAGACAAAACAGACATTGTTTGCTGAAACAATTGCTCTGTTACTGACAATGAGCGCCTGATGACCCAGATTCACGTTGTGTGTTTGGCAGGTTACCAAAACGAAATGAATGACTGTTACACAACGCCACCAAACCGCATTAAAACCACCAGTGTGTTTAGAAGTAACAGATATTAAAAGTGAATATTATGTAACACTTAGTGTTACTTGGATATCGGTTACAGGCCTCTGCATCTTCAGCTCATTCTTTCTTCAAGAGGCTTGTAAATGACAAGTTTTGAAAGTGGTAAGAAAAATCATATGCTGcaaaaaaccaaaccaaaaccgTACCAAAACGACTTGAAAAACtgcttaaatttaattttttactcagttagcaaattgcatttttttaaaattgttttagcaTAAATACCACAAACTTTGGCTGGATTTAAACTAGTGTATCATTTtaagatgtttagatatttttactgaaaacagGACAAACATTCAGATTGAGAAAGTGATGTTTGCAGTCTTTAATTTGTCATTAAGATTTAGGGAAGCTTGTccctgccacaaaaaaaaaaaagaaaaaaaaaagataattgcaacttttttcttACAACCTGGACTTATTTTCCTTCCAACTCTTATATATCTCTTTTTCTTGCAACTTTTAAGAATTACAACTCAACTATAAACTCAGGACTGCAAGTTATAAATGCAGAATTATGAGATCGcaattatgaggaaaaaaaatcagaactgCAAGATGTttactcgcaattgcaagtttataactCAACAATTGTCAgaatatgagataaaaagttgcaattaatttttatctttttaatttagaattatgagtttatatcttgcatttcTGTCAGATTTTTCTCTGAATTGCAAGTTAATATCTCATAATTCAAAAAAAAACTCACAGatatgatataaactcagaataaagtcagaattgcaagacataAATTCATAATTGCAGGCAAGTCATTCTGAATTCTGACTTTGCATCTTGTAATTCTGAGGTTTGTTCTCACTTctcaaattgtgagataaaaagtcgcagtTACTTTTTGGCGTAAATAAGAGTAAAGGACAGAAAACTCTCGGTTCGGCAGCGGCTGAATAAAGTTGAAGTCTGAGTTGTTGCAGGTCAGGAGCAGATGTTGCAGCAGATGCTGTTAAAGCTgtctatttctctctttctcggtcATCACACAGGTGTTACAGTGACTAACAAGTGTGActtcacaaataaataagaaagttGTCGTTTTCCTCTCTCAAAAGTGTGAACGCTGAATATGAAACTCATGAGAAGAGCAGAGGAGCAAAGCGCCACGTCTGATGTGTTCATATATTCTGTCAGTGTTCGTACAGTTATCACGTTTGCTCAAATGTGTTCAGCATACATCCATTCACAGGGAAAAACACCTGAAATCATCAAAAAAATACAATCATTATAGATAAAGTGTTCAGCAGGAAGGtagaaaaaaggtaattgtgataaataaaaaagcgcaaaacaatgtaaataaattacagaGAAAATTACTTTAATTTTGGTATTTTCAATCAATGTtccaatttattcatacactgtatTAAGAGACTGCAGTGCCAggagactaaaactaaaaaaggtaatttatgaaaaactaatttacatttagtcatttagcagacgcttttattcaaagcgacttacagatgaggacaagagaagcaatcagaatcaacaaatctgcaggatcggacagttttagcaatgtgttctgagaaagtcagctgatcattaatcataactccaaggtttctggctgtttttgaaggagttatggctggtgtgcctaacttgatggtgaaattgtgatgaaattatGGGTTTGATgcaaccacaagcagttctgtcttggcaaggttcaGTTGAAGGTtatggtccttcatccagtaaaaactgtctgttagacaagctgagatgcgaatagctaccatcggatcatcaggatggaatgagaggtagagttgagtgtcatcagcataacagtggtatgaaaagccatgtttctgaatgacagaacctaatgatgccatgtagacagagaagagaagtggtccaagaactgagccctgaggcaccccagtagttagatgttgtgacttggacacctcacctctccaagatactttgaagaacctataTCATAGGTAAGATTTAAACcactgagatgccttttgccaacaGGGTTGACagaaggatctggtggttaactgtgtcaaaagcagcggacagatccagcaagaaAAGTATCAAAGATTTGGATTCAGCTTTTGTCTGAATTTGGTTGAAGAcggctcgttcaagtgtttttgcaatgaaaggaagaatggaaactggtctgtagttctgtAAAAGAGATGgcttgagggtgggtttcttaaatAGAGgggttatacgagcctgtctaaattCTAAGGGAAAAACACTGATGGGTTAGtaatgtgagtgagtgcaggtataactgcagaagaaatggcttgaaggagatgagatggaataggatcaagtggacaagtaaaAGGacgattagaaaggatgagtttagaGACTTCTGCTTCAGAGAAGAatgtgaatgagtgtatgttttctgGAAAGATGTTCTTGacagattgtggtgtggaaaattgtgcactgatggttttaattttattaacgAAGAACGTATTTTTAAAGAGTCCTAGTTACAGTACTACTATACAATTAAGTTCTAATATTAGAAATATGAAATTTTATATAGGGTTAGAATTACTGCTTATACTACTTATAATTGTTCATAATTTAGTGTAATTACTATAGTAAGAACATAATATGTAGGAAAGACACTGTATAAATAATTTCTGGGTTACATTTTATTAAGGTGTTCTTGTACatttacttactatatggttagggttaggatttggCCGTCAGAATCGACTCGAGCTGCCAGATGAGAGAGGAACCAAAGCAAACACATGTTGCGCTCGACTTACGACGCTTAAACATATTTGATAAGCTAATTTGAATATCTCACAGTAACCCCTTTGGGATTATGCAAATCACTGCTACTGGAGGCAGTTTTGACAACATAAGGCTAAGTCTGTGTCTGCCTGTCTCTCACTTTCTCAAACGCAGAAAAAAATGTGGCGATTCTGGCATTCGCATTGATGCTTCACATTTcctcttttaatatatatatttattctaatccctgtcatcatttacaaacacacacacacacacacacacacacacacacacacacactgaagtctctcggtaggatgtgtgtgtgtgtttgtgtgtgtgtgtgtgcatgatcctgtcactcactctgatcaGCAGTGGAGTGTGAGTCAtaaacttacacacacacacacacacacacacacaaacacactaaagGCTGTGTCCTTGTCTGCTCAACACACAGTGTCTCCATGCAtataaaaattgtgtgtgtgtttgttcatttagACCTAAAACCTACTCAATGCAagtacatgaacacacacacttctaACTGCACAAGCTCCATTTCACACTCGTTGCGTTCTGAAAGATGTCAGACCGCATTCGTAACACGTCTCCTGCACTTCCCTCTTTCAGCTCAATGATGAGACAACAGTTCTTGCTGAGTAAGTTAGATTAAGTTACTTAAACCAGATGAGTCATTACTCaggtatttacatttatgcatttggcagacacttttatgtaAAGCCAACTTGCAATGCTTTTaaggtttacatttttttcagttcatGCATTATCTGTGAATCATACCCTTGACTTTAGCATTGCATGCACCGTGCTCTAATATATGAGGAATGCTACAGGAAAGCTAGATTTACATGTTGTATGCATTTGGAAGATGCTTTTATCGACTTAtattgcattcaaggtacacaATTTATCAGTACATGCATtcactgggaatcaaacccatgactttggTGTTGCATGCACTATGCATTACTGTCTGAGCAATGCAACAGGAAATCTAGAAatcaacatttatgcatttggcagatgcatttattaatttaaagtgcATTCAAGTTATACAATTCATCAATTCAcatattccctgggaatcgaacctatgACCTTGGCTTTGCACACACTGTATTCTACTGTTTGAGCTTAAGGAATACAGACCTAGCTATAAACATGTTGACAGCATATCTATTATTTTAGGTTTAGTGTACAGCATTACTGTAGCTCAAACAAACGGCACTTgtgtcatgggttcaattccatGAGAATGCATGAAATTACAACATCTACacgttaaatgaaatgaaaatctgtttgcataaatgcatttaccGAATGCATCCGTGTAAATGTTGTTGAGATATTGCTGCATGGTTGTTTAAattgttgcaaaatgtaaactatattatcgCCCAGCTCCGCTAAATACTGATAAAGACAATAACATCATGTTCGACAGACTTGACTTGAGTAACACTCTCCTGAACTCACACTGACGTCTGATGATCATCTCATACTCTTTCAGCTCATGCCTCAGTTCCTCTTCATGTTTGTTGGAGTGAGTGGAGCGTTTCTCTATCTGATCCGGCTGGCTCGTGGACCTTACATCAGGTGAGACCAGACCAGCAGAGAATAGCAATGAGATGGACAAGAACACCCAGAAAATCATCACGTTTTATAACACGGTGCTCATTTTACTGAGCATTTACTGTACAATATGGCATAACACTTATTAAATACACATATGCAAAGGGAAAAATGCCACTTATAGCTGTCCATTAGTGATTTTACTAAAGTAATGGGGCTTAGAACATCCTAACAATATTCTGTCCATCATTGTGTTTGTTTGGCTTGCTGTGTGTTCATTGTTCTTCACGAGAAACAAACTTTGCTTAATGAATGACAGTATGCTGCCAAATAACTGGCCTCTGTCATCTCCGCTTGGTAATTACCCTCCTTTACAGcccctcatcctcctcctccttccatcgctctgttttcactcgctctctctttcctctCCGGTCTGGCCTTACCCTCATTCTGTCAGCTGGGACAGGAAGAATAACCCTGAACCGTGGAACAATCTCGACCCGACCTATCAGTACAAGGTAAACAGGCCGGCGACTGCTCTGTGATCAGCTGCAGACTGACAGCGCAGACAGATGCGTCACCCCCGCTGTTCCCGGATCAGCCCGGTTTCATCTGGCACTGGCGGAGTGATGCGTGACAGGAGCTGCACGTTTGCAGCCGTGTTTGTGGAAACATGCAGCTGGAAAGTGTCGAAGATGGCGAGAATTTAAAGGGGTCACGAAACAGAGAATCCAAATGTTTGTGACAACGATAAAAACATACGCTAGTTTTAGAACCCAAAATcccctttttaaaatataaatatttttttttcaaccttcTAAAATGTACGGATTTGAAAGAGAATCTTGATGTCACAATTCCTCGTATGTAATCAAGCAAAGTGGTTCTGAACAACTTTTGTCTGTCGTGTCCATCGATCACAAGAGCAATACCGCTGTTGGATAAAGATGTCAAGATATCAAGTCAGTATGGAAGGCTAATGGGGCCAAAAGTCTTTAAAAGGAGCATGTGATATTTGACCATGTCAACATGCGCTGACAGCAACCAATGAAACTGCTGTATTTGAAACTACATCAGACACCATTTTTATTCATGAAGTACATCGTAATAAAACACCAGTAGATGCACGTGTTATATTTGTTCATGAATAATAATACATCGGTATGTGATGTGGGATGTCAGCATTATGTCATGATTTCTCATGTCAGTTTTAGTAGTTTAGTTCAACGTGCCTTCTCAGGCAGAAATGTCTTTTtgtaacattaattaatttactgtAGCACAGCAGATATCAGCAGATAAAGTAACGCAACAATAATTACTATGTGGGTAAATCTAGAGGTGtggtgcattcaagtcatgtCAGATAGATTGTATTCACATGTTGAATGCACATGAACGGCACCACAAAGTCGTTATTATGAGCAGGAAACTCAAAAGTTTCTTTAGGCCCAGAGTTTCTGCTTTGGGGGCGTATCAGTGGAAATAAAATGTCGGATGCAATGGATGCAGCCAAAGACTATAGAAAAATGCAGTGACTGTATTGATGGTAAATTTGATGTGgtcaataaaatgaatgttttttttttcatgtacaataaaaaaaatatactaagttacatatataaaatattatatagttGTATAATAGAATAATGAttcaatttacattaaattaaattaaaaaaaagaaaaaaagtaatgataCACATCCTTTATTTATCATCTTATAGATGCAGagtttacttttttacttttttaatttcatgtaaCACAACCAAAATGTGCATGTCTACACATACAAAAGAAACACATTCAAAATCACTGTGTTAATGCAGATGAACAGTGCGTGTTGGTGGTCAAATTTTATGCATTCTATTTTTAACTTTTGGCCCCGTTAGATACCAAGTAAGGTTGTCAAACTCAAACTGAAAATCCTAAAACCCTGCATAGCCTTCCTAAAGATCATAGCATTGATAGCAGTAACGTAGAATCAGTGGGGGGGGGGGCTAAAGAGGaagtgatgtagaatcagtgggcgtGGCTAAATAGGTAGAaatgtagaatcagtgggtgtGGCTAAAGAGCCAGTGATGTAGAAACAGGTACTGATGTTCTCCAGTGGAGGCGGTGCTTAGCCATATGTCTTAAAGTAATACATTACAAGATTAGTTGTTTTCTGAGCTTGGTTTCAATTCAAAACCAGAAGGTTTTTTAACTTATAGGATGTTTTATAGTACTCTGACCTGTTATGTGTCAAAAGACCAAGGACAATTTTATTTCTCACTTCAAGAGCCCTTTATATGGAGTGTTTTTCACAGAGGGCAAAAATAAGAGTTAAAAAATTAGACTTTTTGGTGCAAAAACTGTAAACTTTATAAAGTAACCTTGAGAAACATAAAAATCTGAAAGTGctttttatggatattttaagGATGCATTTCTAGATGCACCTGAGGCTCGTGCGAAAAACAGGGTTCATCAACATTTAAAGGAAGGAATCATTTATATCGCAGCGGGAGAATGTTTTGTTCTCATTGTTCTCAGTCTTGATCACCTCCAACAATTAATGAAAGTATTAACAAAGGCAGATGGAGAGAATAAGTTTCGGGAAGCTTGCGTTCAGGCGAAAGGTCTCAACATGTTTGATTCTCAACAGGAGCCAAAGGTCAGAAATCAAGAATCCAGGGGAGTCTCAACGTTAATCATAATGAGAGAaacagaagaagagagagaaagagagagagagagagcaatcaATGAGAATGAGAGGATAAAATAACAGCGGCTGAAGAATGTGTCTCCTGTCACGCATTCACAACACAAACAAGCGTTCCGTCACAGAAATGCAGGATTTGTGCATGTGTGGGGgttttgtaaatatgtaaatattcttGATTTATTTCCTTTATTAAATCAGTTCATAAACTTTAAAACTTTCAAATACACCTTCACTGAAAAAACATAAATGCGGAGTGGGATCTTGTAAGGAGGGCCAGCAGAACCTGTcagacagtctgtgtgtgtgtgtgtgtgtgtgtgtgtgtgcactcctGTTTGTATGCatgttgttttgtcttttatgatATTCTGATGAACTTAATTTAAGCTaactacatttaaatgtattctcTTGCTCTCTCTACACAGTTGGTGGCCGTCACCACAGACTACGAGAGTCTGAAGAAAGAAGGACCTGACTTTTAAAAGACCTCAGCAGAACTgcaggcgcacacacacacacacacacacatacgcatatacacacacgcattcaaacacacacacacacacacacacacacacacacatatatatacaattatatttattaaataaggaTCAAAGATGAGGCATGTCAACATCAAATTACACACGTTTTGATTTGAGtttcataatttacattttacatacacaGAAAgattgttaaatgtttaaaaagtgtTCAATGTTTCAAGTAActtgtgaaaataaaatacaaaaatatgagtCTAATTATGTGCCATCATTTAGCgtaacatatatatttatgtaaagaaTATACTTATTCTAACCTGAATGAATTAGATCTATAATAGACTGTCTTTTAACTCGTCCACCATCTGGTATTTGGTTTTCCACAGATTTCACCTTAAGTCTTTCTAGTTGTTTCCTGGTGTGTTTCTGTGCTGCTCCATGGAAAGGTCTGAGACACTAAAGACGTGTTTTTTAAGCATTAAAGGAACCGTTCTGTCTATATTCAGGTTGGTTTCTTCTGCAGGACGCGGCAGGAGGCTCTGTTCTAAAGCCATACAACAGATTTGTGTGAAAAACAAACCCAAACATAATTTGAAAATCACATCTGTACACGTTCACGTATATAAGACGCATAACGGTTTGATTCTCAAATGTTCGTTTCTTGCTGAACTCTTCTCTGAAATAGCACGAGAATCGAATGTGTTTGTGACACGCATCCCAGTTTGAGTCTCTGTTGGTTTGGGTCTTTGTCCAGCCATCGAAAACCAAATTCCTGTGGCCCTTTAAAAAAGCTTCTAAGTTTGTTGTGGGCATATTTGTGGGACATTAGGAGGCAGAATTGTGTGCATAGTGGGAATAATGCATGTTATCTAGCAGAAATCTGCACAGCTGGGTACCGACACACACATCCAGCGCTTCAATAAAGGAGACGCTCCTCATCTCTctgcgttcacacacacacacacacatactctgctCACCTGCGGCGTGTGTGTGCTGCTTCTCTCAGGCCTCCAGCACATGCTGACAGGTAATCAGGCCAGTTGAAGAAGCGCATCATGcataatctcacacacacacacacacacacacacacacaggggccgTCATTACCTAAGCGGAAGGTGCAGCGGCCCGTCATTATTGCATTGCCTTCATTTGTTATTCTTTGTATCGCTATTCATCTgcaaaccagtgttaattttgacacgaaattttaatttagttttagtcttagtcttttgactataattctttttagttttagtcgagttttagtcatctgatttgttttaattttagtcttattttagtcgactaaaattgcttggtattttagtcgactaaaataagactaaaatcaataacagatttactagacaattttttacagctggtataggaaacaaacttaaccaaaatatataaaacacaaattcaactttatttcaacacaactgtgtctttatttcgattcaaaagcttttatgcagcaacaaacactgtcatgataatgtaaacaataactagctgccaattgaccatcaataaaagaaaaataaagttaggtccaggaccttaaagcttacagctgagctgaacaataagtgcatacatttaaagtaaatatttaataagttggcagctaggtggataaaaaaagtaacaagattttataaggtattcatttgtctagcaatattgtatgttttaaatactacaatattgctagatttgtatgtataatgataggatgtgaacattcatgtttcacatgactaatatagaaatatttgtgatattgtcaacaagtagaacattataaaacatactaaacattagtattaatcaaatgtatttatcatgatattacgtattagtattgtgctctcatctaacttgaagaagggactattttacagtacttttcag
This genomic window from Carassius gibelio isolate Cgi1373 ecotype wild population from Czech Republic chromosome A6, carGib1.2-hapl.c, whole genome shotgun sequence contains:
- the LOC128016078 gene encoding cytochrome c oxidase subunit NDUFA4 produces the protein MFRTIYKQAKKHPGLMPQFLFMFVGVSGAFLYLIRLARGPYISWDRKNNPEPWNNLDPTYQYKLVAVTTDYESLKKEGPDF